The Kribbella sp. HUAS MG21 genome includes the window CGAAGCGACCGGAGCGACGAGGGAAGACCGGGAGCACCAGCCCCATGACCCGCCGCGACGGAGTCGCGGCATCAATACTGTCATGAGCCCCATTTCCGATTGATCCAGCGGCGTACGAGTGGGGGTACCACCCAGGAGTAGACGCAGAACCCCAGCCAGAACATGGCGAACGCGAACGACAGCGGTCCGAGGCCCGCGACGCGGAGGCCGTAGATGATCGCGACGGCGCCGATCCACACCACCAGCGGGTTGAACCGGGCGAACGGCCGCAGCGGCACCATCAGCGGGTGGTTGTACAGCTTCGCCTCCCGGGCGGCGGCGCGCAGGTCCTCGTCACCGGGCTGCGAGGCGGCGGCGGAGCGCAGCGAGTCGTACCCGCCGCGGGCGTCGCCGGTGAGCATCGACGCCGTACCGTGCAGGGCCCGCGCGTGCGGGTCCTCCGGGTCGTGGGACAGCGCCTCGGTGCTGTGCCGGTACATGTCCCGGTCCTTGCCGAGCGCGAACGCCACCTGCGCGCGGGCCGCCGACACAGCCGCGCTCTCCGGCGCCTGGGACGCGGCCCGCTCGACCAGCGCGCTCGCCTTCTCCGCCTGCCCGGCGGCCAGGCAGACGTGCGCGTAGCCGATCAGCAGGTCGGGGTCGTTCGGGTCGAGGCTCAGACCCTGCAAGAACGCCGCTTCGGCCTCCGGCAGCCGGCCCTCCGACCGCAGCGACGCGCCCAGCACGTGCAGCATCGCCGGGAACGGACCGTGCAGCGCCAGACCGTCCCGCAGTACGTCGACCGCCTCGGCGTTGCGGTCCAGCGAGTGCAGGGCGGCCCCGCGGAACAGGTACGCGCGGTAGTCGACGGCCGCGTCGCCGGACAGGCCCTGGAGTTCGTCGAGCACCCGCTCGGGGCGGCCGATCTGCAGCCAGTGCGCGGCCATCTGCAGCCGGGTCTCACTCGGTTCGCTCACAACACCACCGTCACCAGGAAGAGAATCAGGATCTCGACGATCGCGCCGCCGATCGTCGCCGCGATCCCCACACCCCACAGGGATCCGTAGTCCGCGCCGCGCAGCTGGAACGCGCGGTCCATCGGGCGCTGCAGCCGCAGCTGCACCAGGCAGCAGAGCACGGCCGTCACGCGGAGGCTCAGCCGCAGACCGTACGTCACTCCGGACGCGTCGTCGTACAAAGCCAGGAACACACCGATCACGCCCAGCTGGCCGGCCAGGCCGGTGAGCAGGATCAGACGGCGCCTGCCCGCGTCCACGCCGAGCCGCCCGGAGTTCAGGTACGCGACAACCGTCGAGGCGAGCACGCCGCCGAAGAAGGCGACGTAGGCCTGCGACATCAGCCGCCAGGGGCGCACGGCCATGTTCACGCCCGCGCCGATGGTCGGGCGCAGCAGGTCGTCCGGCATCGGGCTCCTAGTGGCGGCAAGGATCAGGCAGGAATCGGCTCGCGCAGTGTATAGCCTGTCCGGATGAGCGAGAACTGCATCTTCTGCGGAATCGTGGCCGGTGACATCCCCTCCACGCGGGTCGCGGAGACCGACGGGGCGATCGCCTTCATGGACATCGCACCGGCGACGCCCGGGCACCTGCTGGTGATCCCGCGCGCGCACTCGGCCGACCTGCGCGAGGCCGCGCCGGAGGACCTCACCGCGGCCTTCCTGCTCGCCCAGTCGATGGTCACGCGGGTGACCGAGCGTCTCGAGGGCGCCACCGGGGCCAATCTGCTCAGCTGCATCGGAGCGGACGCCTGGCAGAGCGTCTTCCACACCCACCTGCACGTGATCCCCCGCTACCCGGACGACCCGATGGTGCTCCCCTGGCAGCCGCACTCGGGCGACCTGGACGAGATCAAGGCGGTCAGCGACAAGCTGATGTGAGGTTCGTGCTCCCCGCTGGGTACCGGTACGGCGACAGTCGGCGACCCCGCAGGGAGTTCGATGAGCGACAACGCGATGGTGTTCGCACCGCTGCCGCAGCTCACGGTGACGGTGGAACGGACCGAGGACGCCCCGGAGCTGCACTTGCACGCCGGGGGCCAGGGGTTCTGGCAGGCACGGATGATCTGCGCGCTCGGCGTCCCGGTCACCTTCTGCGCCACCGTCGGCTGCGGCGAGGTCGGGCAGGTCCTGGCGTCCCGGCTCGAGACCGAGGGCCTGGACCTGAAGCTGATCCGCCGGGACACCGACAGCGGCTGGTACGTGCACGACCGCCACGACGGCGAGCGCGTGGTGGTCGCCGAGCACGCGGGATCGGCGCTCGGCCGGCACGAGCGCGACGAGCTGCACACCCTCGCCCTGGCAGAAGGCCTGCGAGCGGGCCTGTGCGTGCTGAGCGGGCCGGCGGACCCGTCGCTGGTGCCGGCCGACACCTACGCGCGGCTCGGCGCCGACCTGCAACGCAACGGCACGCCGATCGCCGCCGACCTCGCCGGCGAGGACCTGGACGCCGTACTGCAGGCGAAGCCGATGTTCGTGAAGGTCAGCGACGAGCAGCTGGACGAGGACGGCCTCGCCGACCAGGACGACGAGGACGCACTGGTCGCCGCGGCCCAGCAGCTCCGGGCGCGGGGCGCCGAGAACGTGGTGGTGAGCCGCGCCGAGAAGCCCGCGATCGCGATCCTGACCGACGGCTGCTACCGCGTCCACGTTCCGGATCTCAGCGTCCGGGACCCGCGGGGCGCGGGCGACTCGATGACGGCGGGCGTGGTCGCCGTCCTGGCGGGCGGCGGCGACCTGCTGGACGCGATCCGGACCGGCGCCGCAGCCGGCACGCTCAACATCACGCGGCACGGTCTGGGATCGGGTCGCGCCGACGCGATCGCCGAACTGGTCAAGCATGTCGAGCTCGAACCGCTGGAGCAGTCGTGACCCAGAGAGTCCTGATCACGAACGACGACGGCATCAAGGCCCCCGGCCTGCGGGCCCTCGCCGAGGCCGCACAGCAAGCCGGCCTGGACGTCGTGGTCGCCGCCCCGGCCGAGGAGGCCAGCGGTGCGAGCGCCGCGATGAGCGCCTACCTCAAGCAGGGCCGCGTTCCGATCTCGCGGCAGCCGTCGGCCGGCTTCGACGGTATCCCGGCGTACGGCGTGGCCGCTTCACCGGCGTACATCGTGGTGCTGGCGACCCTCGAGACGTTCGGACCGGCGCCCGATCTCGTGCTCTCGGGGATCAACCGCGGCGCCAACGCCGGCCGGGCGATCCTGCACTCGGGCACGGTCGGCGCCGCCTTCACGGCGGCCGCCTACGGCATGCCCGCCCTCGCGGCGTCCTTGGACGTGCTCTCGCCGCTGAGCGCGTCCGCGGGCGGGAACGCGTTGCAGGTGCTCGACGAGAGCAGCGACGCGGCACACCACTGGCCGACCGCCGCGGCCTGGGTCCGCGAGCTCATCCCCCGGCTGCGAGACCTGAACGACGGGTTCGTCCTCAACCTGAACGTCCCGGACCGGCCGGCGGACGAGGTACGGGGACTCGCGACGGCGGCACTCGCGAAGTTCGGCCAGGTGCAGATGGCGGTGGCCGAGGCCGGCGAGGACTTCGTCCGGACCTCCGTCGAGGAGAACCGGGCCCGCGCGGACCGCGGCACCGACCTGGCTCTCCTCACCGACGGCTACGCCACCCTGACGACGGTCCGGGCGGTCGCCGAACTCACTTGAGAGACCCGAAGAACTCCCGGAGGTCCTGGACCAGCAGGTCCGGCGCGTCCTGGGTGGCCCAGTGGCTGCCGCGCTCGAACTCG containing:
- a CDS encoding tetratricopeptide repeat protein, producing MSEPSETRLQMAAHWLQIGRPERVLDELQGLSGDAAVDYRAYLFRGAALHSLDRNAEAVDVLRDGLALHGPFPAMLHVLGASLRSEGRLPEAEAAFLQGLSLDPNDPDLLIGYAHVCLAAGQAEKASALVERAASQAPESAAVSAARAQVAFALGKDRDMYRHSTEALSHDPEDPHARALHGTASMLTGDARGGYDSLRSAAASQPGDEDLRAAAREAKLYNHPLMVPLRPFARFNPLVVWIGAVAIIYGLRVAGLGPLSFAFAMFWLGFCVYSWVVPPLVRRWINRKWGS
- a CDS encoding HIT domain-containing protein, with product MSENCIFCGIVAGDIPSTRVAETDGAIAFMDIAPATPGHLLVIPRAHSADLREAAPEDLTAAFLLAQSMVTRVTERLEGATGANLLSCIGADAWQSVFHTHLHVIPRYPDDPMVLPWQPHSGDLDEIKAVSDKLM
- a CDS encoding PfkB family carbohydrate kinase → MSDNAMVFAPLPQLTVTVERTEDAPELHLHAGGQGFWQARMICALGVPVTFCATVGCGEVGQVLASRLETEGLDLKLIRRDTDSGWYVHDRHDGERVVVAEHAGSALGRHERDELHTLALAEGLRAGLCVLSGPADPSLVPADTYARLGADLQRNGTPIAADLAGEDLDAVLQAKPMFVKVSDEQLDEDGLADQDDEDALVAAAQQLRARGAENVVVSRAEKPAIAILTDGCYRVHVPDLSVRDPRGAGDSMTAGVVAVLAGGGDLLDAIRTGAAAGTLNITRHGLGSGRADAIAELVKHVELEPLEQS
- a CDS encoding 5'/3'-nucleotidase SurE encodes the protein MTQRVLITNDDGIKAPGLRALAEAAQQAGLDVVVAAPAEEASGASAAMSAYLKQGRVPISRQPSAGFDGIPAYGVAASPAYIVVLATLETFGPAPDLVLSGINRGANAGRAILHSGTVGAAFTAAAYGMPALAASLDVLSPLSASAGGNALQVLDESSDAAHHWPTAAAWVRELIPRLRDLNDGFVLNLNVPDRPADEVRGLATAALAKFGQVQMAVAEAGEDFVRTSVEENRARADRGTDLALLTDGYATLTTVRAVAELT